Proteins encoded together in one Streptomyces asoensis window:
- a CDS encoding endo alpha-1,4 polygalactosaminidase — protein sequence MLSLLSLPLAGCAAAPEGPSRATPAATADATPERGTGGDGPSAGKRWRPGPGTGWQWQLSGRLDTSVDVPVYDIDGFDHTAATVAALHDDGRKVICYLSTGAWEDWRPDAADFPAAVIGKGNGWKGERWLDIRALDVLEPLMAARLDMCRAKGFDAVEPDNMDGYKNTTGFPLGAADQLRYNRLVARLAHDRGMSVGLKNDLDQIPALVGDFDFAVNEQCAQYDECEELTPFVAAGKAVFHVEYELPTSDFCADSRRLKLSSLLKKYELGVWREAC from the coding sequence CTGCTGTCCCTCCTCTCCCTGCCGCTCGCGGGCTGCGCCGCGGCACCGGAGGGACCGTCGCGCGCGACCCCGGCCGCGACGGCGGACGCGACGCCCGAAAGGGGGACGGGCGGTGACGGTCCGTCGGCCGGGAAGCGCTGGCGGCCGGGCCCCGGCACCGGCTGGCAGTGGCAGCTGAGCGGCCGTCTGGACACCTCCGTCGACGTGCCGGTGTACGACATCGACGGCTTCGACCACACCGCCGCCACGGTCGCGGCCCTGCACGACGACGGCCGCAAGGTCATCTGCTACCTCTCCACCGGCGCCTGGGAGGACTGGCGCCCCGACGCGGCGGACTTCCCCGCCGCCGTGATCGGCAAGGGCAACGGCTGGAAGGGCGAACGCTGGCTGGACATCCGCGCGTTGGACGTCCTGGAACCCCTGATGGCGGCCCGCCTCGACATGTGCCGGGCGAAGGGGTTCGACGCCGTCGAGCCGGACAACATGGACGGCTACAAGAACACCACGGGCTTTCCGCTCGGCGCCGCCGACCAGCTCCGCTACAACCGGCTCGTCGCCCGGCTCGCCCACGACAGAGGCATGTCGGTCGGCCTGAAGAACGACCTCGACCAGATCCCCGCGCTCGTCGGCGACTTCGACTTCGCGGTCAACGAACAGTGCGCCCAGTACGACGAGTGCGAGGAACTGACCCCCTTCGTCGCGGCGGGCAAGGCCGTCTTCCACGTCGAGTACGAACTGCCCACGAGCGACTTCTGCGCCGACTCCCGCCGTCTGAAGCTGAGTTCACTGCTCAAGAAGTACGAGCTGGGGGTGTGGCGCGAGGCCTGCTAG
- a CDS encoding leucyl aminopeptidase: MTALTLSTAAAPGLRADAIVIGVAKGAKGPIVAPGAEAVDKAYDGRLAAVLETLGASGAEGEVTKLPAPAGFKAPLVLAVGLGTEPAKDAGFEPEALRRAAGSAARTLTGAKKAAFALPVTDAADLGAIGEGVVLGAYSFDAYKHDGNDARAKAGKAPLAEAALLGGKPRDAAHKAALLRAAAVGQELNRARDLINMPPNDLDPQAFAALAQTAAKEHGIKVQVLDEKALTKGGYGGILGVGAGSASAPRLVKLSYTSSKADKTLAFVGKGITYDSGGISLKPAGHNETMKCDMSGAAAVFAAVVAAARLGLEVNVTGWLALAENMPSGSATRPGDVLRMYSGKTVEVLNTDAEGRLVLADALWAASAEKPDAIVDVATLTGAMMLALGSRTFGIMANDDAFRTAVHEAAEEVGEPAWPMPLPEHLRKGMDSTVADIANMGERMGGGLVAGLFLREFVGEGITWAHLDIAGPAFNEGGPFGYTPKGGTGTAVRTLVRLAELTAAGDLG, from the coding sequence GTGACTGCTCTCACTCTCAGCACCGCCGCGGCGCCCGGCCTCCGGGCCGACGCGATCGTGATCGGTGTCGCCAAGGGCGCGAAAGGCCCGATCGTTGCCCCGGGCGCCGAAGCCGTCGACAAGGCCTACGACGGCAGGCTCGCCGCCGTCCTGGAAACCCTCGGCGCCTCGGGGGCCGAGGGCGAGGTGACCAAGCTGCCCGCCCCGGCCGGCTTCAAGGCGCCGCTCGTGCTCGCGGTGGGGCTCGGCACGGAGCCCGCGAAGGACGCCGGGTTCGAGCCCGAGGCGCTGCGCCGGGCGGCCGGTTCGGCCGCCCGCACCCTCACCGGCGCCAAGAAGGCCGCCTTCGCCCTGCCGGTGACCGACGCGGCCGACCTCGGCGCGATCGGCGAGGGCGTGGTGCTCGGCGCGTACTCCTTCGACGCCTACAAGCACGACGGCAACGATGCCAGGGCCAAGGCCGGCAAGGCGCCCCTCGCCGAGGCCGCCCTGCTCGGCGGGAAGCCGCGCGACGCCGCCCACAAGGCCGCGCTGCTGCGGGCCGCCGCCGTGGGCCAGGAGCTCAACCGCGCCCGCGACCTGATCAACATGCCGCCGAACGACCTCGACCCCCAGGCGTTCGCGGCGCTGGCCCAGACGGCGGCCAAGGAGCACGGCATCAAGGTGCAGGTGCTCGACGAGAAGGCCCTGACCAAGGGCGGCTACGGCGGCATCCTCGGCGTCGGCGCGGGCTCGGCCTCCGCCCCGCGCCTGGTGAAGCTGTCGTACACCTCCTCGAAGGCCGACAAGACCCTCGCCTTCGTCGGCAAGGGCATCACCTACGACTCGGGCGGCATCTCGCTGAAGCCGGCCGGCCACAACGAGACGATGAAGTGCGACATGAGCGGTGCGGCGGCGGTCTTCGCCGCGGTCGTCGCCGCCGCGCGGCTCGGCCTCGAGGTGAACGTCACCGGCTGGCTCGCGCTGGCCGAGAACATGCCCTCCGGCTCCGCCACCCGCCCGGGCGACGTGCTGCGCATGTACAGCGGCAAGACCGTCGAGGTCCTCAACACCGACGCCGAGGGCCGGCTGGTCCTGGCGGACGCGCTGTGGGCGGCCTCCGCGGAGAAGCCGGACGCGATCGTCGACGTCGCGACGCTGACCGGCGCGATGATGCTGGCGCTGGGCAGCCGGACCTTCGGGATCATGGCGAACGACGACGCCTTCCGCACCGCGGTGCACGAGGCGGCCGAGGAGGTCGGCGAGCCGGCCTGGCCGATGCCGCTGCCGGAGCACCTGCGCAAGGGCATGGACTCCACCGTCGCCGACATCGCGAACATGGGCGAGCGGATGGGCGGCGGGCTGGTGGCCGGTCTCTTCCTGCGGGAGTTCGTGGGCGAGGGGATCACGTGGGCGCACCTCGACATCGCCGGACCGGCGTTCAACGAGGGCGGCCCGTTCGGTTACACGCCCAAGGGCGGCACCGGCACCGCCGTGCGGACGCTGGTGCGGCTGGCCGAGCTGACCGCCGCGGGCGATCTCGGATGA
- the lpdA gene encoding dihydrolipoyl dehydrogenase encodes MANDASTVFDLVILGGGSGGYAAALRGAQLGLDVALIEKDKVGGTCLHRGCIPTKALLHAGEIADQARESEQFGVKATFEGIDVPAVHKYKDGVISGLYKGLQGLIASRKVTYIEGEGRLSSPTSVDVGGQRVQGRHVLLATGSVPKSLPGLEIDGDRIISSDHALVLDRVPKSAIILGGGVIGVEFASAWKSFGSDVTVIEGLKHLVPVEDENSSKLLERAFRKRGIKFNLGTFFSKAEYTADGVKVTLADGKEFEAEVLLVAVGRGPVSAGLGYEEQGIATDRGYVLVDEYMRTNVPTVSAVGDLVPTLQLAHVGFAEGMLVAERLAGQKVVPIDYDGVPRVTYCHPEVASVGITEAKAKEIYGADKVVALKYNLAGNGKSKILNTAGEIKLVQVKDGAVVGVHMVGDRMGEQVGEAQLIYNWEALPAEVAQLVHAHPTQNEALGEAHLALAGKPLHSHD; translated from the coding sequence GTGGCGAACGACGCCAGCACCGTTTTCGACCTAGTGATCCTCGGCGGTGGCAGTGGCGGTTACGCCGCGGCCCTGCGCGGGGCGCAGCTGGGACTGGACGTCGCCCTGATCGAGAAGGACAAGGTCGGCGGCACCTGCCTGCACCGGGGATGCATCCCCACCAAGGCCCTGCTGCACGCGGGCGAGATCGCCGACCAGGCCCGCGAGAGCGAGCAGTTCGGCGTCAAGGCCACCTTCGAGGGCATCGACGTCCCCGCCGTCCACAAGTACAAGGACGGTGTCATCTCCGGCCTGTACAAGGGGCTCCAGGGGCTGATCGCCTCCCGCAAGGTGACGTACATCGAGGGTGAGGGCCGGCTGTCCTCCCCGACCTCCGTCGACGTCGGCGGACAGCGCGTCCAGGGCCGCCACGTGCTCCTCGCGACCGGCTCCGTGCCGAAGTCGCTGCCGGGCCTGGAGATCGACGGCGACCGGATCATCTCCTCGGACCACGCCCTCGTCCTGGACCGCGTGCCGAAGTCCGCGATCATCCTGGGCGGCGGTGTCATCGGCGTCGAGTTCGCCTCGGCCTGGAAGTCCTTCGGTTCCGACGTGACGGTCATCGAGGGCCTCAAGCACCTCGTCCCGGTCGAGGACGAGAACTCCTCCAAGCTGCTCGAGCGCGCGTTCCGCAAGCGCGGCATCAAGTTCAACCTCGGCACCTTCTTCTCCAAGGCCGAGTACACGGCCGACGGCGTCAAGGTCACGCTGGCCGACGGCAAGGAGTTCGAGGCCGAGGTCCTGCTGGTCGCGGTGGGCCGCGGGCCCGTCTCCGCCGGTCTCGGCTACGAGGAGCAGGGCATCGCGACGGACCGCGGCTACGTCCTGGTCGACGAGTACATGCGCACCAACGTCCCGACCGTCTCGGCCGTCGGCGACCTGGTCCCCACGCTCCAGCTCGCGCACGTCGGCTTCGCCGAGGGCATGCTGGTGGCGGAGCGTCTGGCCGGCCAGAAGGTCGTCCCGATCGATTACGACGGTGTCCCCCGGGTGACGTACTGCCACCCCGAGGTCGCCTCCGTGGGCATCACCGAGGCCAAGGCCAAGGAGATCTACGGCGCGGACAAGGTCGTCGCTCTGAAGTACAACCTCGCGGGCAACGGCAAGAGCAAGATCCTGAACACCGCGGGCGAGATCAAGCTCGTCCAGGTGAAGGACGGCGCCGTGGTCGGCGTCCACATGGTCGGCGACCGCATGGGCGAGCAGGTCGGCGAAGCCCAGCTGATCTACAACTGGGAGGCGCTGCCCGCCGAGGTCGCGCAGCTCGTCCACGCCCACCCGACGCAGAACGAGGCGCTCGGCGAGGCTCACCTGGCCCTCGCGGGCAAGCCGCTGCACTCGCACGACTGA
- the sucB gene encoding 2-oxoglutarate dehydrogenase, E2 component, dihydrolipoamide succinyltransferase, giving the protein MAVSVTLPALGESVTEGTVTRWLKAEGERVEADEPLLEVSTDKVDTEIPSPAAGILASIKVAEDETVEVGAELAVIDDGTGAPAAAPAPAAEPVAEPAPEPAAAAPSTEQAAPAPAPTAEAASGGGSAEGTDVVLPALGESVTEGTVTRWLKQVGEEVAEDEPLLEVSTDKVDTEIPAPVAGVLLEITVGEDETAEVGAKLAVIGAPGAAPAAAPAPAAPAPAAAAPAPAPAPAPAAPAPAPAPAPAPAPVAAAPAPAPAPAAPAPVAPAAPAPVAPAGDDGAYVTPLVRKLAAENGVDLAAVKGTGVGGRIRKQDVLAAAEAAKAAAAAPAPAAAAPSAAKKAPKLEASPLRGQTVKMPRIRKVIGDNMVKALHEQAQLSSVVEVDITRLMKLRAQAKDSFAAREGVKLSPMPFFVKAAAQALKAHPAVNARINVEEGTITYFDTESIGIAVDSEKGLMTPVIKHAGDLNIAGIAKATADLAGKVRANKITPDELSGATFTISNTGSRGALFDTIIVPPNQVAILGIGATVKRPAVIETEEGTVIGVRDMTYLTLSYDHRLVDGADAARYLTAVKAILEAGEFEVELGL; this is encoded by the coding sequence ATGGCGGTTTCCGTAACCCTTCCGGCGCTCGGCGAGAGCGTCACCGAGGGCACTGTCACCCGCTGGCTGAAGGCCGAGGGTGAGCGCGTAGAGGCCGACGAGCCGCTGCTCGAGGTGTCGACCGACAAGGTCGACACCGAGATCCCCTCCCCCGCCGCCGGCATCCTGGCCTCCATCAAGGTCGCCGAGGACGAGACGGTCGAGGTCGGCGCCGAGCTGGCCGTCATCGACGACGGCACCGGCGCCCCGGCCGCCGCTCCGGCGCCGGCCGCCGAGCCGGTCGCCGAGCCCGCCCCGGAGCCGGCCGCTGCCGCGCCGTCCACCGAGCAGGCGGCCCCGGCCCCCGCTCCCACCGCCGAGGCCGCCAGCGGCGGCGGTTCCGCCGAGGGCACGGACGTCGTCCTGCCCGCGCTCGGCGAGTCCGTCACCGAGGGCACCGTCACCCGCTGGCTGAAGCAGGTCGGCGAGGAGGTCGCCGAGGACGAGCCGCTGCTCGAGGTCTCGACCGACAAGGTCGACACCGAGATCCCGGCGCCCGTCGCCGGTGTGCTGCTCGAGATCACGGTCGGCGAGGACGAGACCGCCGAGGTCGGCGCCAAGCTCGCCGTCATCGGCGCCCCGGGCGCGGCTCCGGCCGCCGCCCCGGCCCCCGCCGCTCCGGCGCCCGCCGCCGCTGCCCCGGCCCCCGCGCCTGCCCCGGCTCCGGCCGCGCCGGCTCCTGCGCCCGCCCCCGCCCCGGCGCCCGCCCCGGTCGCCGCGGCCCCGGCCCCCGCGCCCGCGCCGGCCGCTCCGGCTCCGGTCGCCCCGGCCGCCCCCGCGCCCGTCGCTCCCGCGGGTGACGACGGCGCCTACGTGACCCCGCTGGTGCGCAAGCTCGCCGCCGAGAACGGCGTCGACCTGGCCGCCGTCAAGGGCACCGGTGTCGGCGGTCGTATCCGCAAGCAGGACGTCCTCGCCGCCGCCGAGGCCGCGAAGGCCGCCGCCGCGGCTCCGGCTCCGGCCGCCGCCGCGCCGAGCGCCGCGAAGAAGGCTCCGAAGCTGGAGGCCTCCCCGCTGCGCGGCCAGACCGTCAAGATGCCCCGCATCCGCAAGGTCATCGGCGACAACATGGTCAAGGCGCTGCACGAGCAGGCGCAGCTGTCCTCGGTCGTCGAGGTCGACATCACCCGGCTGATGAAGCTCCGCGCGCAGGCGAAGGACTCCTTCGCGGCCCGCGAGGGCGTCAAGCTCTCCCCGATGCCGTTCTTCGTGAAGGCAGCGGCCCAGGCGCTGAAGGCCCACCCGGCCGTCAACGCCCGGATCAACGTCGAAGAGGGCACGATCACCTACTTCGACACCGAGAGCATCGGTATCGCGGTGGACTCGGAGAAGGGCCTGATGACCCCGGTCATCAAGCACGCGGGCGACCTGAACATCGCCGGCATCGCCAAGGCCACGGCCGACCTGGCGGGCAAGGTCCGTGCGAACAAGATCACCCCGGACGAGCTGTCCGGCGCGACCTTCACCATCAGCAACACCGGCTCGCGCGGCGCGCTGTTCGACACGATCATCGTGCCGCCGAACCAGGTCGCGATCCTCGGCATCGGTGCCACGGTCAAGCGTCCGGCCGTCATCGAGACGGAGGAGGGCACGGTCATCGGCGTCCGCGACATGACGTACCTGACCCTGTCCTACGACCACCGTCTGGTCGACGGCGCCGACGCGGCCCGTTACCTGACCGCGGTCAAGGCGATCCTGGAGGCCGGCGAGTTCGAGGTCGAGCTCGGCCTCTGA
- a CDS encoding GntR family transcriptional regulator — protein MTAPVVHSLREQIREHIVEGIVSGRWKPGERIVERRIATELEVSQTPVREALRELESLRLIESAPNKGVRVRNLTAADLEESYPVRAGLEAIAAELAAQRLADDCSALEPHVAALYEADRDADGTAQVRHTVGFHRELVRAAGNSVLLHTWEGLGIEVFTALSIRWLGTVQQSYAEEHEELVQAFRRQDPRIAELVKAHVLGCAPRP, from the coding sequence ATGACCGCGCCCGTCGTCCACTCGCTGCGCGAACAGATCCGCGAGCACATCGTGGAGGGGATCGTCAGCGGGCGCTGGAAGCCGGGCGAGCGGATCGTGGAGCGCCGGATCGCGACCGAGCTGGAGGTCAGCCAGACGCCGGTGCGGGAGGCGCTGCGCGAGCTGGAGTCGCTGCGGTTGATCGAGTCCGCGCCGAACAAGGGCGTGCGGGTGCGCAACCTGACGGCCGCGGACCTGGAGGAGAGCTACCCCGTGCGGGCCGGTCTGGAGGCGATCGCGGCGGAGCTGGCCGCGCAGCGCCTGGCCGACGACTGCTCGGCGCTCGAACCGCATGTCGCCGCGCTGTACGAGGCGGACCGCGACGCGGACGGCACGGCCCAGGTGCGGCACACCGTCGGGTTCCACCGTGAGCTGGTGCGGGCGGCGGGCAACTCGGTCCTGCTGCACACCTGGGAGGGTCTCGGCATCGAGGTGTTCACGGCGCTGTCGATCCGCTGGCTGGGGACCGTGCAGCAGTCGTACGCGGAGGAGCACGAGGAGCTCGTCCAGGCGTTCCGGCGGCAGGATCCGAGGATCGCCGAGCTGGTGAAGGCGCACGTCCTGGGGTGCGCTCCCCGCCCGTAG
- the aceE gene encoding pyruvate dehydrogenase (acetyl-transferring), homodimeric type, which produces MTDPQAIQPSALDQLPDRDPEETAEWQASLDAVAKAAGPHRAAYLMRRTLERAEGNGIALPKLLETDYVNTIPTSAEPSAPGDPEMERRITAWNRWNAAAMVTRGSKHGVGGHIATFASAAWLYETGFNHFFKGKEADGSGDQLYIQGHASPGIYARAFLDGRLTEQHLDNFRQEAGGNGLPSYPHPRRLPWLWEFPTVSMGLGPLSAIYQARFNRYLTNRGIKDVSASHVWAFLGDGEMDEPESTAALALASREGLDNLTFVINCNLQRLDGPVRANFKIVQELEAQFRGAGWNVIKSLWGSAWDELFQLDTTGALVRRLREVPDAQVQTYQTRGAAYIREDFFGKDPALAELAKLLSDDKILECFHLSRGGHEARKVFAAYKAAVEFKGAPTVILAQTVKGHTLGEGFASKNANHQMKKLSVDEFKTMRDLLELPIKDADFVDGVVPYGHPGADSPEVRYLQERRAALGGPAPARRTHALAPLPAPADKAFASFDKGSGSQNVATTMAFVRLVKDLVRDKETGRRWVPIVPDEARTFGMESLFPSLGIYSPKGQTYEPVDRDQLMYYKEAKNGQILNEGITEAGSMADFIAASTAYATHGEAMIPFYIFYSMFGWQRTADQMWQLGDQLGRGFLVGATAGRTTLTGEGLQHADGHSPVIAATNPAALSYDPAFAYEIAAIVKDGLRRMYGEAAPGEDQNVFYYLTVYNEPMPQPAKPSDPGVDQGILKGLYRFNTAESAGVQVAAANAPRIQLLGSGTAIHWVLKAQRMLAEEWGVASDVWSATSWTELRRDALEADAALLRGEERLPYVRQALQGAEGPVLAVSDYMRQVPDQIAQWVEQDWSSLGADGFGLSDTREAARRHFGVDAESVVVAALAQLARRGEVKATAVKEARERYGL; this is translated from the coding sequence ATGACCGACCCCCAGGCCATCCAGCCCAGCGCGCTCGACCAGCTCCCCGACCGGGACCCGGAGGAGACCGCCGAATGGCAGGCCTCCCTGGACGCGGTCGCCAAGGCGGCCGGGCCGCACCGTGCCGCGTACCTGATGCGCCGCACGCTGGAGCGCGCCGAGGGCAACGGCATCGCGCTGCCCAAGCTGCTCGAGACGGACTACGTCAACACCATCCCCACCTCCGCCGAGCCCTCCGCGCCCGGTGACCCGGAGATGGAGCGCAGGATCACCGCGTGGAACCGCTGGAACGCGGCCGCGATGGTCACCCGGGGCAGCAAGCACGGCGTCGGCGGCCACATCGCCACCTTCGCCTCCGCCGCCTGGCTCTACGAGACCGGCTTCAACCACTTCTTCAAGGGCAAGGAGGCCGACGGGTCGGGCGACCAGCTCTACATCCAGGGCCACGCCTCCCCCGGCATCTACGCCCGCGCCTTCCTCGACGGCCGGCTGACCGAGCAGCACCTCGACAACTTCCGCCAGGAGGCGGGCGGCAACGGCCTCCCGTCGTACCCGCACCCGCGCCGGCTGCCCTGGCTGTGGGAGTTCCCGACGGTGTCGATGGGTCTCGGCCCGCTCTCCGCCATCTACCAGGCGCGCTTCAACCGCTACCTCACCAACCGCGGCATCAAGGACGTCTCCGCGTCCCACGTGTGGGCGTTCCTCGGTGACGGCGAGATGGACGAGCCCGAGTCGACGGCGGCCCTCGCCCTCGCCTCCCGCGAGGGTCTGGACAACCTGACCTTCGTCATCAACTGCAACCTCCAGCGCCTCGACGGTCCGGTCCGCGCGAACTTCAAGATCGTGCAGGAGCTGGAGGCCCAGTTCCGCGGCGCCGGCTGGAACGTGATCAAGTCGCTGTGGGGCTCCGCCTGGGACGAGCTGTTCCAGCTCGACACCACGGGCGCGCTGGTACGCCGGCTGCGCGAGGTGCCGGACGCCCAGGTCCAGACGTACCAGACGCGCGGCGCCGCCTACATCCGCGAGGACTTCTTCGGCAAGGACCCGGCCCTGGCCGAGCTGGCGAAGCTGCTGAGCGACGACAAGATCCTCGAGTGCTTCCACCTCTCCCGCGGTGGTCACGAGGCGCGCAAGGTGTTCGCCGCCTACAAGGCCGCCGTGGAGTTCAAGGGCGCCCCGACGGTCATCCTGGCCCAGACGGTCAAGGGCCACACCCTCGGCGAGGGCTTCGCGTCGAAGAACGCCAACCACCAGATGAAGAAGCTCTCGGTGGACGAGTTCAAGACGATGCGCGACCTGCTCGAGCTGCCCATCAAGGACGCCGACTTCGTCGACGGCGTGGTCCCCTACGGCCACCCCGGCGCCGACTCCCCCGAGGTCCGTTACCTCCAGGAGCGGCGCGCGGCCCTCGGCGGCCCGGCCCCGGCCCGCCGTACGCACGCGCTCGCGCCGCTGCCGGCTCCCGCCGACAAGGCGTTCGCCTCCTTCGACAAGGGCTCCGGCTCCCAGAACGTGGCCACTACGATGGCCTTCGTCCGGCTGGTCAAGGACCTAGTCCGCGACAAGGAGACGGGCCGGCGCTGGGTGCCGATCGTCCCCGACGAGGCGCGCACCTTCGGCATGGAGAGCCTGTTCCCGTCGCTCGGGATCTACTCCCCCAAGGGCCAGACGTACGAGCCGGTCGACCGCGACCAGCTGATGTACTACAAGGAGGCCAAGAACGGCCAGATCCTCAACGAGGGGATCACCGAGGCCGGTTCGATGGCCGACTTCATCGCCGCTTCCACCGCGTACGCCACGCACGGCGAGGCGATGATCCCGTTCTACATCTTCTACTCGATGTTCGGCTGGCAGCGCACGGCCGACCAGATGTGGCAGCTCGGCGACCAGCTCGGCCGCGGCTTCCTCGTCGGCGCGACGGCCGGCCGCACGACCCTGACGGGCGAGGGCCTCCAGCACGCCGACGGCCACTCCCCGGTCATCGCCGCGACCAACCCGGCCGCGCTCAGCTACGACCCGGCGTTCGCCTACGAGATCGCGGCGATCGTCAAGGACGGTCTGCGCCGGATGTACGGCGAGGCCGCCCCCGGTGAGGACCAGAACGTCTTCTACTACCTCACCGTCTACAACGAGCCGATGCCGCAGCCGGCCAAGCCGTCGGACCCCGGTGTCGACCAGGGCATCCTCAAGGGCCTGTACCGCTTCAACACGGCGGAGTCGGCGGGCGTGCAGGTGGCCGCCGCCAATGCCCCGCGCATCCAGCTGCTGGGCTCCGGCACGGCGATCCACTGGGTGCTCAAGGCGCAGCGGATGCTGGCCGAGGAGTGGGGTGTGGCCTCGGACGTGTGGTCCGCCACCTCCTGGACCGAGCTGCGCCGCGACGCGCTGGAGGCCGACGCGGCCCTGCTGCGCGGCGAGGAGCGGCTGCCGTACGTCCGGCAGGCCCTCCAGGGCGCCGAGGGCCCCGTCCTCGCCGTCTCGGACTACATGCGCCAGGTCCCCGACCAGATCGCGCAGTGGGTCGAGCAGGACTGGTCCTCGCTGGGCGCGGACGGCTTCGGCCTCTCCGACACCCGTGAGGCGGCCCGCCGGCACTTCGGCGTCGACGCGGAGTCGGTCGTCGTGGCCGCGCTCGCGCAGCTCGCCCGCCGCGGCGAGGTCAAGGCGACCGCGGTGAAGGAGGCGCGCGAGCGCTACGGCCTGTAG
- a CDS encoding helix-turn-helix transcriptional regulator — MRAARLIKMVLLLQSRPTMTASELARELEVSERTVTRDAQALSEAGVPVYAERGRAGGYRLVGGYRTRLTGLARGEAEALFLSGVPGALREMGLEDVASAARLKVSAALLPSLRDAPRTAAQRFHLDAPAWFREPAAPALLPLIADAVWDDRRVSARYRRGESEVVRELEPYGLVLKAGVWYLCARVRGTASGAAPEKGSGAAAEKAAAAERGAGALRTYRIDRFVGAEALKDRFSRDEDFDLPGFWGAQAERFARSILRSEVVLRLSPAGVRALPHAVDPVAARDALGCAARPDEDGWVTLTLRVESEEVAHTQLRALGPEAEVVSPAALRERFTAEAARLTALYGVPGE, encoded by the coding sequence ATGCGCGCTGCCCGCCTCATCAAGATGGTGCTGCTCCTGCAGTCCCGGCCCACCATGACCGCGTCCGAACTGGCCCGGGAACTGGAGGTGTCGGAGCGGACCGTCACCCGGGACGCGCAGGCGCTGTCCGAGGCGGGCGTGCCGGTGTACGCGGAGCGGGGGCGGGCGGGGGGCTACCGGCTCGTCGGGGGGTACCGGACGCGGCTGACGGGGCTGGCGCGCGGTGAGGCCGAGGCGCTGTTCCTGAGCGGGGTGCCGGGGGCGCTGCGCGAGATGGGGCTCGAGGACGTGGCGTCGGCCGCCCGGCTGAAGGTGTCGGCGGCCCTGCTGCCCTCGCTGCGCGACGCCCCGCGTACGGCGGCGCAGCGGTTCCATCTGGACGCGCCCGCCTGGTTCCGGGAACCGGCCGCGCCGGCCCTGCTGCCGCTGATCGCGGACGCGGTGTGGGACGACCGGCGCGTGAGCGCGCGCTACCGGCGCGGGGAGAGCGAGGTGGTGCGGGAGCTGGAGCCGTACGGGCTCGTGCTCAAGGCGGGCGTCTGGTACCTGTGCGCCCGGGTGCGCGGCACGGCGTCGGGGGCGGCCCCGGAGAAGGGCTCGGGGGCGGCCGCGGAGAAGGCGGCGGCCGCTGAGAGGGGGGCGGGGGCGTTGCGGACGTACCGCATCGACCGGTTCGTCGGGGCCGAGGCATTGAAGGATCGTTTCAGCAGGGACGAGGACTTCGACCTGCCCGGCTTCTGGGGTGCGCAGGCCGAGCGGTTCGCGCGGTCGATCCTGCGGTCCGAGGTGGTCCTGCGGCTCTCTCCCGCGGGGGTGCGCGCACTGCCGCACGCCGTGGACCCGGTCGCCGCCCGGGACGCGCTGGGGTGCGCCGCGCGGCCGGACGAGGACGGCTGGGTGACGCTCACCCTGCGGGTGGAGTCGGAGGAGGTCGCGCACACCCAGCTCAGGGCGCTGGGACCGGAGGCCGAGGTCGTCTCCCCCGCCGCGCTGCGGGAACGGTTCACCGCGGAGGCGGCACGGCTGACGGCGCTCTACGGCGTTCCCGGGGAGTGA
- a CDS encoding DUF4240 domain-containing protein, whose product MDETEFWELVDASREAAEGDPEEQADLLVERLVRLDPESVLDFSRHFESRFNRAYRWDLWGAASLLLNGAGDDVFDFFRCWLIGQGREVFEGALHNDPDALADLLDDFDEEIDGDGEELGYAADEAYEQLTGTVAPDLGIPPAPAEPEGTPVALENEGALAERYPRLWQRFKE is encoded by the coding sequence ATGGACGAGACGGAGTTCTGGGAGCTGGTGGACGCCTCGCGCGAGGCCGCCGAGGGCGATCCGGAGGAGCAGGCCGATCTGCTCGTCGAGCGGCTGGTCCGCCTGGACCCGGAGTCCGTGCTCGACTTCTCGCGGCACTTCGAGTCCCGCTTCAACCGCGCCTACCGCTGGGACCTGTGGGGCGCCGCCTCGCTGCTCCTGAACGGGGCGGGCGACGACGTCTTCGACTTCTTCCGGTGCTGGCTGATCGGACAGGGCCGCGAGGTCTTCGAGGGCGCCCTGCACAACGACCCGGACGCGCTCGCCGACCTGCTGGACGACTTCGACGAGGAGATCGACGGCGACGGCGAGGAACTCGGCTACGCGGCCGACGAGGCCTACGAGCAGCTCACCGGGACCGTCGCCCCGGACCTGGGCATCCCGCCCGCGCCCGCCGAACCCGAGGGCACTCCGGTCGCCCTGGAGAACGAGGGGGCGCTGGCCGAGCGGTATCCCCGGCTGTGGCAGCGCTTCAAGGAGTGA